Below is a window of Elusimicrobiota bacterium DNA.
TTCGTCGGCCGTTATTTCCATTGATCTTGATAATAAACTAATTTTTGGGCCGCAGATAGGGCATGCATTCGGTTGAGCGTGAAATCTTCTATCAGTAAATGTTTCATATTCTTTTTGGCAGTTTTCGCACATCTTAAAAGAAGCCATAGTCGTATTAACCCTGTCATATGGCACTTCTTTTGTTATAGTAAATCTGGGCCCGCAGTTAGTGCAATTTATAAAAGGATAATTATACCGCCGGTCAGATTTATCTAAAAGCTCCTCTAAACAGTCCGGGCAAATTGTCAGATCCGGAGGTATATCCGTTGCCGCTTTTTTCTTATCTTTTTTGGAAATTATTGATAAATTATCAAAATTACGTTTTTTAATTTTTTCTTTTGTGATTTTTTCTATCCGGGCGTGATGAGGTAGTAAATATTTAAGATTTGTGATAAGTTTTTGAATATTTCGAGGATTTCCTTCAACTTCAGTTAAAACACCTGATGCAGTATTTGTTATCCAGCCTTTTAATTTTAGTCTTTTCGCAATTTTGAATAATAAAGGCCTAAAGCCGACTCCCTGAACATTTCCTTTAAAATGGATTCTAAGAGCAGAAAAATTCTTTTTATTCCCCTTGGATATTTTTAACATACATTTCTTTGCCGCTGGCAATTTCAATATTTAAGCTTTTGCAATTCGGACAGGATAAATTCTTCATTTTTTCTTTAGAGATTTTTTCCCGGCAATCCCCGCAAAAACCCTCAAGCTTAGTTTTTTCAAAAATCAGTTTAGCTTTTTCTGCGATGGTGCCCGGCAAAACATGATCTTTAAGAGAATGCCTTACAAAATCTTCTTCTATCCCTGACGCTTCTCCTAAGACAATAACAATTTTATCTATTCTGTTTAGCTTATTTTCTTCAGCAGTCTGCTTTATGATTTTCCAAAAATCTTTTGCAATTCCTAATTCGTGCATAATTATACCTCAGTTCACGAGTTGACGGGTTCACGTGTTCACGAGCAAAAATCTTTTTTCTTCGCCGTTACCCCGTGAACTCTTGAACTAGTGAACTCATGAACGCTTCTTGTCGTTACGGCTGTTGCCCAGTTTGATTGAAAACTATAACGAGGTGGCGGCATTTTGGACATAAAACACGGAATAAATCGGGACGCTGAATTTCAGAAGAATCAACTTCTGATGGCAACTCTTCCGCAATTTTTAATTCTTTTTGAGCGGTATATATAAGATTAAAATTGCCTGAAGACAAAGGTCCCAGTTTATTTATCAGCCATAGAAATTGAGTTTTTGGCGCAATAACCGTTTGGCAGCATTCGCACATAATAAGTTCTTTTTCAATCCCTGAAAAAAGAGACGCTCTATTGTAAGTTGCAAGGTCAAATTCCAGGGATAACTTCACCCCTTTTGACGTAGTGCATAATAGTTCACACTGAGCACAAAAAATACAAAGATCGTAATGCCAAATTACTTCTCTGGTTGGAGGTTTTTTATCTAAATTTTCTTTGATCTCTATTGCGTTTGACGGGCATACTATGCTGCAAGCACCGCAGGCAATACATTCATTGTCATCCGGTATAGGCCTGCCTCTGAATTTTGGAAACGGGGTATGCGGTTCAGCCGGATATTTTGTAGTATAAGGTTTACTGAAAAAAGACTTAAAAGCTTCTTTTAGTTCTCTTAGTTTAGGATATTTCATAACGACAGTAGATAGTAGGTAGTATGTAGGCGTCAGGAAAACCAAAACTACTTACTATTTGAATCCTCCAATGATATTTCTATTTTTTCATTATCAGTCATTTTGCTTTCGGATTTTTTTGCAGCCCTAAGCAGCACGCTCGTTTCTATAGGCGATGTCAGCAAAATAAATATTAAACATAACAACGATTTAACGCCTATGGCCGTAAAACCGTGAATTATAAAAACGCCGAATAAGATACTCAATGTTCCGAAGGTTATGCATTTAGTAGAGCCAAGCAGCCTTGAGTAAACATCGGAAAACCTCAGCAATGCCAACGAAGCAAGTAAATCAAGGATTACTCCCAATGTTATAAATGCATAAGCCAAATAAATCAAGTAATTAGTCATCAAGCGGTTTCCCTTCAATATATTTTGCAAGCACTACGGTGCCTACAAATGCCTGAAAAGCCCAAGCAATGGCAATGTCTATATAGATATGCTGTTTGCATAAAGCAGACAAAATTCCGCAAAATCCTATTACAATGACGCTTAGAACTTTAACGGAAGCGGCGCGATCAGATGTAGTGGGCCCCATAGAAAGACGCAAAAGCGTCAGAAAGCACGCCAGAAGAAGAACATAAAACCATTTATAATATAAACTTATCGGAAGAAGAATATCCAAAGTTAACAAAGATAAGATTATGATCAAACCTATAATCCAGTTAGCTAATTTCATATTTCCTCAAATACAACAGTTGCCATTCCCTGAATCAGGGTTATAGTATTTGCCAGCGCGGTAATGCCTGTTTCGCTTTTCAGTTCAGTA
It encodes the following:
- a CDS encoding hydrogenase maturation nickel metallochaperone HypA; the protein is MHELGIAKDFWKIIKQTAEENKLNRIDKIVIVLGEASGIEEDFVRHSLKDHVLPGTIAEKAKLIFEKTKLEGFCGDCREKISKEKMKNLSCPNCKSLNIEIASGKEMYVKNIQGE
- a CDS encoding 4Fe-4S dicluster domain-containing protein; translation: MKYPKLRELKEAFKSFFSKPYTTKYPAEPHTPFPKFRGRPIPDDNECIACGACSIVCPSNAIEIKENLDKKPPTREVIWHYDLCIFCAQCELLCTTSKGVKLSLEFDLATYNRASLFSGIEKELIMCECCQTVIAPKTQFLWLINKLGPLSSGNFNLIYTAQKELKIAEELPSEVDSSEIQRPDLFRVLCPKCRHLVIVFNQTGQQP
- the mnhG gene encoding monovalent cation/H(+) antiporter subunit G produces the protein MTNYLIYLAYAFITLGVILDLLASLALLRFSDVYSRLLGSTKCITFGTLSILFGVFIIHGFTAIGVKSLLCLIFILLTSPIETSVLLRAAKKSESKMTDNEKIEISLEDSNSK
- a CDS encoding monovalent cation/H+ antiporter complex subunit F → MKLANWIIGLIIILSLLTLDILLPISLYYKWFYVLLLACFLTLLRLSMGPTTSDRAASVKVLSVIVIGFCGILSALCKQHIYIDIAIAWAFQAFVGTVVLAKYIEGKPLDD